In Pseudoalteromonas sp. MM1, a single window of DNA contains:
- a CDS encoding dUTP diphosphatase yields MSANLNKLVVMLEMQNAMNTKVHDQWFSQGFEWYRAIWVECAEMLDHYGWKWWKKQTPDTEQVILELVDIFHFGLSLRIDGTTPYEELAKQLEKELSAPQAADDFKQTLEVLAASAVANKTFNAAAFAGCMAQIGMDIDDLYRGYVGKNTLNFFRQDHGYKDGSYIKVWNGQEDNEHLVEVVKSLDTEHADFAKLVYQGLVARYPQQ; encoded by the coding sequence ATGTCAGCCAACTTAAATAAGCTAGTAGTAATGCTAGAAATGCAAAATGCCATGAACACTAAAGTTCATGATCAGTGGTTTAGCCAAGGCTTTGAGTGGTACAGAGCCATTTGGGTAGAGTGTGCAGAAATGCTAGATCATTACGGTTGGAAGTGGTGGAAAAAACAAACCCCAGACACCGAGCAAGTAATTCTAGAATTGGTTGATATATTTCATTTTGGTTTGTCGTTAAGAATTGACGGAACAACTCCTTACGAAGAGTTAGCTAAGCAGCTAGAAAAAGAACTTAGCGCACCACAGGCCGCAGATGACTTTAAACAAACTCTTGAAGTATTAGCTGCTTCAGCAGTTGCAAATAAAACCTTTAACGCAGCCGCGTTTGCAGGGTGTATGGCGCAAATAGGGATGGATATTGACGATTTATACCGCGGTTACGTAGGTAAAAACACGTTAAATTTTTTCCGCCAAGATCATGGCTACAAAGATGGCAGCTATATCAAAGTGTGGAATGGCCAAGAAGACAACGAGCACTTGGTCGAAGTCGTTAAAAGCCTTGATACCGAACATGCCGACTTTGCAAAGTTAGTATATCAAGGTTTAGTGGCGCGTTACCCGCAACAATAA
- a CDS encoding YacL family protein, whose translation MEYQFIRDPISGLRIKISSEHALIGRWLNEEIGKEKVAMVQALISSVKTSYEPITLKGQEIDLILSKDEALFEAHALHQDSEDLVAYQDDDLMLEENGLVSGCGFEDFIDLIESWADFSGSR comes from the coding sequence ATGGAATATCAATTTATACGTGACCCTATTAGCGGGCTGCGCATTAAAATAAGCAGCGAGCATGCCCTAATTGGCCGCTGGCTAAACGAAGAAATTGGCAAAGAAAAAGTCGCGATGGTACAAGCACTTATTAGCTCGGTAAAAACAAGCTACGAGCCAATAACGTTAAAAGGCCAAGAGATAGACTTAATACTCTCTAAAGACGAAGCCTTATTTGAAGCGCATGCTCTACACCAAGACAGCGAAGATTTAGTCGCCTATCAAGATGATGACTTAATGCTTGAAGAAAATGGCCTAGTGAGTGGTTGTGGGTTTGAAGATTTTATAGATTTAATAGAGTCGTGGGCTGACTTTAGTGGCTCGCGTTAA
- a CDS encoding GNAT family N-acetyltransferase: MHDFKLYKHCVEQLTQQLTDAKHRQLVLITGQPTWCYELLNALTRSDDVKLLSSSLANASWPEHTHQLLGQEFPHALYDGFSGIYPDKLAALAGTVKAGGLLFLLLPDLQRLASWQDPALQSVQSYGCSNQQSYFNLRFSRLLQTLPAIHFDEHTDFKQPPLKSSVTNKIEYQAQQQCVEQIIKVATGRANRPLIINADRGRGKSAALGLAAAALHDKKIIVCATQFRATHSCFKHLAKTLQVEYKAQQKHLANLQYMAPDALLNQLPQCDLLLVDEAAAIPVPLLLAMLKHYPRIVFASTLVGYEGNGRGYTIRFTQHIKANYKAAKIVNLEEPLRFAKGDPLEQHVRTLFALDAQYNEYPPALNSIEHVEVSQQQLVDNEPLLQQIVALLALAHYQSSVNDLRQLLDAPAQRLFISICNMHVVGVCLIAIEGGMDAELAKQVISGERRPQGHLMAQSLAQLSAQPSYLTKQSARVIRIAVAPNLHQQGVGKALLAHCQHQLTPTCSYIGASFGATAGLLHFWQSQGFSTVKLGYQRDKSTGEHSALVVKALSTSTQGLHTLAQQFKSDLFYGLLTHFSQLDSELVSELISKFIDESSVPNPLINTTISTINRFNTAPKLWYLFNHSPSCLMATKSEDRHLLIQMVLQNHSNEQLIKQHRLSGKKALEQQFKLAVKSLIKKLHNL, encoded by the coding sequence ATGCACGACTTCAAGCTGTATAAGCACTGTGTTGAGCAATTAACTCAGCAACTAACTGACGCAAAGCATCGTCAGTTAGTGCTTATCACAGGCCAACCCACTTGGTGCTATGAGCTATTAAACGCGTTAACACGTTCGGATGATGTAAAACTACTTTCAAGCAGCCTTGCCAATGCAAGTTGGCCTGAGCATACTCATCAACTACTTGGGCAAGAGTTTCCTCATGCCCTGTATGATGGTTTTAGTGGCATTTACCCCGATAAACTCGCCGCATTAGCCGGCACCGTAAAAGCCGGCGGGCTTTTATTTTTATTACTGCCTGATTTACAACGTTTAGCCTCATGGCAAGACCCTGCGCTGCAAAGCGTGCAGTCTTATGGGTGTAGTAATCAGCAAAGCTATTTTAATTTACGTTTTTCTCGCCTTTTACAAACGCTACCTGCCATACACTTTGATGAACACACTGACTTTAAACAGCCGCCGCTCAAAAGCAGTGTAACAAATAAAATTGAGTATCAGGCGCAGCAGCAATGCGTTGAGCAAATAATTAAGGTAGCCACAGGGCGTGCGAACAGGCCTTTAATTATTAATGCCGACAGAGGGCGAGGAAAATCAGCAGCACTAGGTCTTGCAGCCGCAGCATTACATGATAAAAAAATCATTGTATGCGCAACACAATTTAGAGCCACCCATAGCTGTTTTAAGCATTTAGCTAAAACCTTGCAGGTTGAATACAAGGCTCAGCAAAAACATTTAGCTAATTTACAGTACATGGCGCCCGATGCACTGCTTAATCAGTTGCCGCAATGTGATTTATTACTGGTCGATGAAGCCGCCGCAATCCCTGTTCCTCTATTATTGGCCATGCTAAAGCACTACCCGCGTATAGTCTTTGCAAGCACCTTGGTAGGTTATGAGGGTAATGGCCGAGGCTATACCATTCGCTTTACTCAACATATTAAAGCAAATTACAAAGCGGCAAAAATTGTAAACTTAGAAGAGCCTTTACGTTTTGCCAAGGGCGACCCTCTTGAGCAGCATGTACGCACACTCTTTGCTTTAGATGCACAATATAACGAATACCCGCCCGCTTTAAATAGCATTGAGCATGTTGAGGTCTCCCAACAGCAACTCGTTGACAATGAGCCTTTACTGCAGCAAATAGTTGCACTGCTAGCACTTGCCCATTACCAAAGCAGTGTTAACGATTTACGCCAATTACTTGATGCCCCAGCGCAAAGGCTGTTTATTAGCATATGCAACATGCACGTTGTGGGTGTGTGTTTAATAGCAATTGAAGGCGGTATGGATGCAGAGCTAGCTAAGCAAGTAATCAGTGGTGAGCGGCGCCCACAAGGGCATTTAATGGCGCAATCGCTCGCGCAATTAAGCGCACAGCCAAGCTATTTAACAAAACAAAGCGCACGCGTTATTCGTATAGCTGTTGCACCTAATCTGCACCAACAAGGCGTAGGTAAAGCATTGCTAGCGCATTGCCAGCATCAGCTAACACCCACCTGTAGTTATATAGGTGCAAGTTTTGGGGCTACCGCTGGGCTTTTACATTTTTGGCAATCTCAGGGCTTTAGTACTGTAAAGCTAGGTTATCAGCGAGATAAAAGCACCGGTGAGCACTCAGCCCTTGTTGTTAAAGCATTAAGCACATCCACGCAGGGCTTACATACCTTAGCTCAGCAATTTAAAAGTGATTTGTTTTATGGTTTATTAACGCACTTTAGCCAACTCGACAGTGAGTTAGTCAGTGAGCTAATAAGTAAATTTATCGATGAATCTAGCGTGCCCAACCCACTTATAAACACTACAATTAGTACAATAAATCGCTTTAATACCGCGCCAAAACTATGGTATTTATTTAACCACTCACCGTCCTGCCTAATGGCAACTAAAAGTGAAGATCGCCACTTGCTGATACAAATGGTATTACAAAACCACAGTAACGAGCAGCTAATCAAGCAACATCGCTTAAGTGGAAAAAAAGCATTAGAGCAGCAATTTAAACTCGCAGTTAAATCACTAATTAAAAAACTACACAACCTTTAA
- the uvrD gene encoding DNA helicase II codes for MDVSELLDGLNDKQRDAVAAPLQNMLVLAGAGSGKTRVLVHRIAWLMQVEQASAYSIFAVTFTNKAAKEMRTRVEETLKAPVGGMWIGTFHGLSHRILRAHHREANLPEAFQILDSDDQLRMIKRLLKSMNIDDKKWPAKQFGWYISAKKDEALRPKDIQAYDINEQMMLRVYAAYQEACDRAGLVDFAEILLRSYEVLKNNPTLLRHYQQRFAHMLVDEFQDTNTIQYAWLKLLAGDTQSIMIVGDDDQSIYGWRGAKIENIKRFLTDFDAETIRLEQNYRSTATILKASNALIKNNSERMGKSLWTDGNEGEPISIYAAFNELDEARFVSSKLRSWLNAGNALQDAAILYRSNAQSRVLEEAMLQEGLKYRIYGGMRFFERQEIKDALSYLRLVGNRQDDAAFERVINTPARGIGDKTLSHIRDCARAESLPLWYAAKAIVEQQHLSGRAASAVTKFVELVEHIEDKISDLTLQEQAKYTIQTSGLMAMYQAEKGEKGRARVENLEELISACDQYELPEEEEFSSPLQGFLAYTSLESGEGQADEHEDAVQMMTLHSAKGLEFPLVFMVGVEEGMFPSQQSNEESGRLEEERRLCYVGMTRAMDKLYISHAESRRLYGQEKYHSPSRFLREIPEDCIEEIRIKTQVSRPPAAGRFSASVSHAVFEESGFNLGQRVLHAKFGIGTVLNYEGSGAQSRVQVNFDDLGSKWLVTAYARLQAV; via the coding sequence ATGGACGTTTCTGAATTACTCGATGGCTTAAATGACAAACAACGCGATGCCGTTGCAGCCCCACTACAAAACATGCTGGTATTAGCAGGTGCTGGTTCGGGTAAAACACGTGTTTTAGTTCATCGTATCGCGTGGTTAATGCAGGTTGAGCAAGCCTCTGCTTATAGTATTTTTGCGGTTACCTTTACTAATAAAGCTGCTAAAGAAATGCGCACTCGTGTTGAAGAAACTCTAAAAGCTCCCGTGGGAGGCATGTGGATTGGTACATTCCATGGTTTATCACACCGTATTTTGCGCGCTCATCACCGTGAAGCAAACCTGCCAGAAGCCTTTCAAATTTTAGACTCTGACGATCAGCTAAGAATGATCAAGCGCTTATTAAAATCAATGAATATTGATGATAAAAAGTGGCCCGCCAAGCAATTTGGCTGGTACATCAGCGCTAAAAAAGATGAAGCCCTGCGCCCTAAAGATATTCAAGCCTACGATATAAATGAGCAAATGATGCTGCGTGTATATGCCGCCTATCAAGAGGCGTGTGACCGTGCAGGTTTAGTTGATTTTGCAGAAATACTGTTACGTAGCTACGAAGTTCTTAAAAATAACCCTACGCTACTTCGCCATTACCAGCAGCGCTTTGCCCACATGCTGGTAGACGAGTTCCAAGATACCAATACCATTCAATACGCATGGTTAAAGCTACTTGCTGGTGATACACAAAGCATTATGATTGTAGGCGACGATGACCAAAGTATTTACGGTTGGCGCGGCGCTAAAATAGAAAACATTAAACGCTTTTTAACTGACTTTGACGCCGAAACTATTCGTCTTGAGCAAAACTACCGCTCAACCGCAACCATTCTAAAAGCATCTAATGCGCTAATTAAAAACAACTCAGAGCGCATGGGTAAAAGCTTATGGACCGATGGTAACGAAGGCGAGCCTATATCAATTTATGCCGCCTTTAACGAGTTAGACGAAGCCCGCTTTGTAAGCAGTAAGCTACGCAGCTGGTTAAATGCCGGCAATGCGTTGCAAGACGCCGCTATTTTATACCGTAGTAACGCGCAATCTCGTGTACTTGAGGAAGCAATGCTACAAGAAGGCTTAAAATACCGCATTTACGGTGGTATGCGATTCTTCGAGCGCCAAGAAATTAAAGACGCGCTCTCGTACTTACGCTTAGTAGGTAATCGCCAAGACGACGCTGCATTTGAGCGTGTTATTAACACCCCTGCGCGTGGTATTGGTGATAAAACACTTAGCCATATACGCGACTGTGCGCGTGCTGAGTCGCTGCCTCTTTGGTACGCAGCCAAAGCAATTGTTGAACAACAACACTTATCTGGCCGTGCGGCAAGCGCTGTAACAAAGTTTGTAGAATTGGTAGAGCACATAGAAGATAAAATTAGCGACCTTACACTGCAAGAGCAAGCCAAATACACTATTCAAACCTCTGGTTTAATGGCCATGTATCAAGCTGAAAAAGGCGAAAAAGGCCGCGCTCGCGTAGAAAACTTAGAAGAGCTTATCAGTGCCTGCGATCAGTACGAGCTCCCCGAAGAAGAAGAGTTTAGCTCACCACTGCAAGGCTTTTTAGCCTACACCTCACTTGAGTCAGGCGAAGGCCAAGCCGATGAGCATGAAGACGCAGTACAAATGATGACTCTTCACTCAGCTAAGGGCTTAGAGTTTCCGCTTGTGTTTATGGTGGGCGTTGAAGAAGGCATGTTCCCATCACAGCAAAGTAATGAAGAATCGGGGCGCTTAGAGGAAGAACGCCGCCTTTGTTATGTGGGTATGACCCGTGCCATGGACAAACTTTACATAAGCCATGCCGAAAGCCGCCGTTTATACGGACAAGAAAAGTACCACAGCCCATCGCGGTTTTTACGCGAAATACCTGAAGATTGCATAGAAGAAATTCGCATTAAAACCCAGGTATCACGCCCGCCTGCTGCGGGGCGTTTTAGTGCCTCAGTAAGCCATGCTGTATTCGAAGAAAGTGGTTTTAACTTAGGCCAACGTGTACTACACGCTAAATTTGGTATAGGCACCGTGCTTAATTACGAAGGCAGCGGCGCACAATCGCGTGTGCAAGTAAACTTTGACGACCTTGGCAGCAAATGGTTAGTAACCGCATATGCACGACTTCAAGCTGTATAA
- a CDS encoding peroxiredoxin-like family protein yields the protein MSNVLLHTLAAIIIATFLVTNAQASTAGIAEAPEQVSPLLPGLSVPNITLKDQHGNNVELQKRFAEKTTVLIIYRGGWCPYCSKQLANIQKIEQQLTNLNAQIIAVSPDSPEKLAQSKISTPNYLLLSDDSLTLAKALGLAYFLDDKTAAIYRNKRGVNFVNGQGKVNVALPVPAVFVIDKSGVVYFQYANPNYKVRLTESLLLAAVESIDLQ from the coding sequence ATGAGTAACGTGTTACTGCACACCTTGGCGGCTATAATAATAGCTACTTTTTTAGTAACTAATGCGCAAGCAAGTACTGCAGGTATTGCAGAAGCCCCCGAGCAAGTATCACCATTATTACCGGGCTTAAGCGTGCCTAATATAACGCTCAAAGATCAACATGGTAATAATGTAGAGTTACAAAAGCGCTTTGCTGAAAAAACAACGGTACTTATTATTTACCGCGGAGGTTGGTGTCCTTATTGCTCAAAGCAACTGGCTAATATACAAAAAATTGAGCAGCAACTAACTAATTTAAATGCGCAAATTATTGCAGTATCGCCCGATAGCCCAGAAAAACTAGCCCAAAGTAAAATAAGTACGCCAAATTATTTACTGCTTTCAGATGATAGCTTAACCCTAGCAAAAGCCTTAGGTTTAGCTTATTTTTTAGATGATAAAACAGCCGCTATTTATCGTAATAAACGTGGTGTTAACTTTGTTAATGGCCAAGGCAAAGTAAACGTCGCCTTGCCTGTACCGGCTGTATTTGTGATTGATAAAAGCGGCGTTGTGTATTTTCAGTACGCAAACCCTAATTATAAAGTACGCTTAACTGAAAGCTTACTTTTAGCCGCTGTTGAATCAATTGATTTGCAATAA